tcacaaaaaattgaatgatttaatatttttcttcactaaaaattttacgattttgcatatttcaaaatttggcctaaatggatgcggcataccacatccgtttaggccaaattttgaattttctctcaatttttttttccaattttgaaaaaaaatttatgcCAAGAGCAAAATTGTCCCATGAGGGCGGTAATAAATAATTTAGGGACGGTAAATAATAAAACCCAACTATTTCCATAGCACAACAATCACCTTTAGAAACACAAATGGAAGTCGACTTTTCGGATGAAATCGAGATGGACtatatgaaaaagaaaaagaatcgAAGTGAAATCTAGAGATGAAGAGAAAGGGATGGAAGGAATTGATTAATAGATTTGAACGGATAGCATGGTAGACTATCTAAATAGAAATTTTAACAGTGTGAATAAAAGTCTGTtaatatggataaaattgaaccaatatattaataataggACCTTAATTGTACTATTTTAAAGCTTAAGAGTATTATTGCTCTTCGATGTCTATTTAAAGGGTAAACCTTATCCCCATATTTAATGAAAACGGATTTCATTCTCTATGTATTAAAACTAAGTCGTTTCTTTCAGTTAAGAATCTGAACCGCAAAATTGACATGAGATTGTTGTGACCCGCAAATCTCAAGCAGTTTAATCACCAGATCAAATCCTAACCGCTTATCAGCTGCATCCCCAGCGAACGCAAAAACCCTTAGAATGCACCGTAACTTTCCTCCTCCTCCCCCTCTAGGTTTTTAGCCTCTTTTGCAGTCACCATTACAATTTTCTTCTCCATTCCTTCATTTTGTGAAAAGAAACAGCTATAATTCGCCGGCGAAACAAATAAGCAGAGGAAGAAACAAAAGCGGCGATCATGGCCGCACCTGAAGCCCCTGTTTGCTATGTCGGCGTCGCAAGAGCATCCGCTGCTTTCCGTCTCATGAAACAAATGGTAATTACATATATCTGAGCGTATATGTTATAGATGTGCGTCTATTTGCTAACAAGAGCTAGCTCCTTTTCCTTTATTGATGAGGATTTTTGTTGTTGATTTTCTATCTGTAGGGATGGGAGGAAGGGGAGGGGCTAGGGAAAGACAAGCAGGGGATCAAGGGACACGTTAAAGTTAAGAACAAACAGGACACTATTGGTAATTGAATTTTAGCTATTTTTTTAACTTGTATATTCTATTACGGTATCTATTTCTTTAATCTATAGATCATCATGTACTCGTTTGATGAGAAAATCACCAACCGTAGAAAATGTGTTTCAGTTTCAAGTTTTGTATGATATCATTGATATGTTTCTAGTTAATGTGATGAGGCGTTGAAGTGAATGTGATTATTGAGTGAACAagtttggggaagagtttgTACACCAGCTAGTATATATTTTGCACACGCAAATGTTTATATATTGGTATATGGACTCGTGTATGATGTACTTTTCACTTTTTTGTTTATCACTATTAAATTTTCATCTCTTATGTTTCCGAAATTTCAAACAGGTGTTGGTTTGGAGAAGCCAAACAATTGGGCATTTGATACTACTCAGTTTGATAGTATTCTTAAAAGATTGAGAGTGGTATGCTGCCTGTTAGTTATTCAACTTTCATTTGTGCAACTCTAATATGTTGAATGTCTTATCGAGCAATTTGACTTCTAACCTCTTCCTGCctccattttttttgttcaattgaCAGCAAGCAGCACAACCGACTGATGAAGGTAAGGCACTGACCATAGATAATAGTAGGTtagatatttaatttattaaattttgtcTTACAACTATGGTTTCTTTGTATGATAGCTGTTGAGAAGAAGACTACACAAGATCAAACAGAGATTGGCGCGTCTAGTGATCACCAGGAGTCCATTCCCAAGCCAACTCGACCACAGGGAAGGTCGGTGCTGTTAACTCTGTCTTTTTGCATCTATCTATCAGTTTCAGAATTCTGTAGTTAATGGTTGTGGATCACTTGTTCTGGTGCAATTGTTTGTTTAATGCCATATTATCTCATGTCTAAATGTTCATCAGATAtaaaaggagagagagagggaagCTTGTTCAAGCATATTCTTCAAAGGATCTTGAGGGAATTTTGGTAAGTTTTAAAACTTTTGGGAATTCCCGTGTGTTATGTGTTCCTTATGTCCTAAACATGACTTAGTAGCTGAAGTGCAGTCTATGAGGTATGGATTTTAGTATCCATTTCCAATTGAATTCTGAATATGCttgtcaaaatttatttttgttaggTTGAAATTTTTGGATTTAAAAtggaatttatatttatttgatttcaCCACTGCTTAATTTTTGCTGCAGGTCAAAAGAGATGACTCATCATCCCAACCAGATGTAGAAAGTGAACCCCAGTCTGCAGAGGCATTTGAGACTGAAGTTATTTATTCTGGAGGTAAAGTTCAAGTCTTAAGACACAGCTGATATATTTAGTGACCTCGTTTGAAACAATCCAGTTAATCATCTCGAGTAATTTAACTTTTTCTAGTAAAAGTAATATTCTGGCTCTAAAGTCTAAATCTTGTTATACTTTTACTGCCTGTGACTTTAAAAGCCCTGATGCTAATGTATTGTTGATGGAAGGAGGTTATTCTTGcttgactaaattacccttcttGCTTGTTTAGACGACGAAGATGTCTTTGTTTTTGGCATGTGTTGGATACATTAATAAGAGAACTGGCTGTGCACGAACTTCTGTGTTCTTTGCTACTTGGTGTTGGCTTTAGTTTTTAAATATTTAGGTTAATTATTCAGTTCGTCTTGGTGATTGAACAAATCAGTTTATATAAAATGCTTACGATTATTTATTCTCGGCAAACCAGGTTTGCCAGAAACATTCTTTTTGATTTCCTTGGCTTATCAATCTACTGTTTCCTTTTTTCTGTGGACTCGAGAAGATTATATAAGTTCATTGCGTAAGAAGTGCTTCAATTTATTTGTCACAGGATGCAAAACTAAAGATATTTCTCCAGACTGGTGGGGTTTTAAATCTGGATTTGTCTCTGGAGGTTTCCTTGGATCacgaaagaaaaagaaatcaagCGGAACCGGAAATGCTGAAAATCCTAATAAAAGGACTGCATTCCATGAAGAAGATCAAGAGAACCTGTACAAACTTGTGCAAGTATGTGTCTTTCCAACTCTTTTCCCCATAACCGACTTCTAAAAAACATGCTTCCCCTCTCATTTCTCCACTCTGCcatgtttttttaattgaattttttatttttatgctgtCAATTCTGCAAATATTATTCGAAGAGAGATGTTTCCCATTCTCTTATTGCATTCTCTATTGATTTTTCCTGTTAATTTCATTGACATTTCCAAAATGATGCTGACTGATTACTCTGAAACCTTAAATTGTATTCATCTGTTGCAATTCATGCTTCACGAAAAGAATTCATTTTGACCGGTGCATGTTAGGCATAGCGTTATAGAGGTAGGTGGAAATTGCTGGATTTGATAATCTATTAAAACTATTCTCCTGCTTCAATATTTTCCAGGATAAAGCCACTGCTGGAAAGCAAGGATTGGGTATTAAAGATCGACCAAAAAAAATTGCTGGTGTTCGGTTTCAGGGAAAAAAGACATCTTTTAGTGATAgtggtgatgatgatgattcCGCCGACTGTGATACAGATACTGGTGATTTTGGTTCAtcggaagaagaagatgacATTCCGGCAACAAGTAATGTCGAAAAGAATGCTGATACTAAGAAGACTGCTGATTTGGGTTCCTTGGGAAAACGAAAACTTGATGATTctccagaaattgaaaaatcTGATGACCAAAAGTTGAAGTTAAAAAAGCTGTGTAGACAGCTCCTACGTCAGGTATGGCATACCACATTGCTAGCTTTGTATAACTATTATGGTTTTTCTCACATAAATTGATTATCACTTCAGGTCCCTGGAGAGTCAATGAAGCTAAAAAAGCTGAAAGTTCTTATTGAAGAACATTCCTCTTCTGTTTTTTCCAATTTCTCTTCGAAAAGAGATGCTATTGCTTTCTTGAAACAAAAGGTATGAAAATACAGCTACCATTGGTAGCATTTTGtaaatgtttttattttctctttctttatTCCAGGACTTAGTTATTTTCAAGTAATTTGGGCTGTCGATTCATTAGGCATGTTAAGTAATTTTCTCTCTATTGCATGGATAGTATTCATAGATTTTCGAATCACAATCCTCTCTCATCTCTCCCTTCATCTGTGGACTATCTGACCTTTATGTGTAGGGTTGGTCGGGGACAAGGAATGGTTCCCTTGTCCCTGTCCCCTAATATTTCAgggcatagttgttaaaggcgcgcctAAGGCTCCAGACGCATAAGGCACCAGGCCGAGTGCCTTAGCACCCCCAAAGGCGTGCGCTGTTGCCAAGTCGATGGCAAGGCGTGTCTTTGTGCCTGGTTGTGGTTATAAGAGGCACGCCTATATGTCATATGGCTTTTTTGAGGATTGTTCTAGGGTTTTAATCTCCACATTGGATTAGTCACATCTTGTGGCTAAAAAAAAGACTTTGAAGAGACATAGATTCACAATGGGAAACTGATGTAGTTGATGAGTATGCTAAGGATGAAGAAGATCAGATCCTTGAAGAAGAATTTGATGATGTTGGAGATGAGGAGAGTGATGATTGATGATTGATGAATGTTTGATGAGAAGTAGCTACCAGTCAACTTAGGATTTACCATTTAGTTGAACATTGAACTTTAGAATATGGGGTTTATCGCATGTTGGCATTTATGGTTAATAATATTGTTATGATTAAGTATTTAttgtattttgattttttttaatgcgTTAGGCACGCTTTCGTGCCCTGCGCCAAGGCTCTAGGACCCCATgcaggaatttttttttttgttttaaaaatttcCTCATCCCTGTCCTCTGGAAAACATTTTCAGGGATTTCCTGTCAGGGTGGATCCGCAGCGGCACTGGGAATCTCTGTGCTGTTGACAGTCCTATTTATGTGTATGATgacattttctttttgttgtgTTTGCAGCTGGAAGGTAGTCAGAAGTTCTGTATTGAGGGAAAAAGAGTCTCTCTCAATTGCAGGAGGTGAGGCTGAAAATTTTGGTAGGATTCAGTTGCTCATACGATTTTTTATAATCATATCTACATCATGCATCTAGTGGTTCATGTATTAGttgtagtttttttattttattttttgaatctgCCTACATGTGTATTGtttggttttgtaaaattcattgAGGGTATAAACGATTTGTATCAGATGGTCATTATCACCATAACAATTTTGTAAGAGTTGATGCTTGAATAACGAGGAATATTCTTCAAATCATTTTTCTATGGGATAAGATATGGGTTATTGGGTTAGAGCATATTCAAGCCTAATATTTATTAGATCATGCAATTTCAAGTCTTGTTATCAAAAGATAAgtttttttcattaataaaaatgTACACTTTTAAGTCTTATTCGGTGAGCGTGAACACTGGAGGTTGGACGGTGGTCACAACATGAGAtcgtaaaagaaaaaaaaatatttttcgttAATGCGGGTTGAAATTACATCTTCTAGTAAATGTCAGGCTTAAGATCGCACCGTATGTAGAAGTTAAATCCGCTCTTCTCTAATAACCTTAGGgctaaatttatactttattcCTTTTCTCTATTAACTCAATAGttgattattttattgtatCTGACCCAATAGTTATCAAAAGCGCACCTCAGACGTAAAAGGTGCTAGCCTTTAGGCTTGTTGCTCGAGAACAAAAAGACAGGTTCTGTTCAAGAGATGCACGCCTTTGTGAGTTGTGAGTCTACTGCCTTGTTGGAGGTGTGCCTGGGCATAATTTTATGAGCATGAGTTTTTAAGGTTTTGAAGTTAAAAAGTGGTATTTCGACGATATCTACAGTTAAGAAATTGCTTTATCATATTAGAGTAGGAGTTAACATgaaaaaatatcatcaatacTGCTACTCAAGTCTAGGTCTATGGAGAAGGTTAAAACATCATCTTCTATTTTCTTATCATATTAGAGTAGGAATCAATATGAAAACAAAATCATGGATACTGCTACTTCAAGTGCTAGGACTATGGAGAAGGTTAAAACATCATTTTCTAATATTTGAGAAAGAACTCCATTTTTTGAGGTGAGGAAGAAGAATCTAG
The DNA window shown above is from Euphorbia lathyris chromosome 1, ddEupLath1.1, whole genome shotgun sequence and carries:
- the LOC136210866 gene encoding G-patch domain-containing protein 1; translated protein: MAAPEAPVCYVGVARASAAFRLMKQMGWEEGEGLGKDKQGIKGHVKVKNKQDTIGVGLEKPNNWAFDTTQFDSILKRLRVQAAQPTDEAVEKKTTQDQTEIGASSDHQESIPKPTRPQGRYKRRERGKLVQAYSSKDLEGILVKRDDSSSQPDVESEPQSAEAFETEVIYSGGCKTKDISPDWWGFKSGFVSGGFLGSRKKKKSSGTGNAENPNKRTAFHEEDQENLYKLVQDKATAGKQGLGIKDRPKKIAGVRFQGKKTSFSDSGDDDDSADCDTDTGDFGSSEEEDDIPATSNVEKNADTKKTADLGSLGKRKLDDSPEIEKSDDQKLKLKKLCRQLLRQVPGESMKLKKLKVLIEEHSSSVFSNFSSKRDAIAFLKQKLEGSQKFCIEGKRVSLNCRR